In Deltaproteobacteria bacterium, a single genomic region encodes these proteins:
- a CDS encoding NADH-quinone oxidoreductase subunit A encodes MKFQYVPVLIAFGIGGLVVAVFIAAGMFLGPRRSSPVKTTAFECGNPPSGPAWGRFSVKFYLTAILFIVFDVEVVFMYPWAVLFRPLGVFGFVEMSVFILVLALGLVYVWRKGALEWD; translated from the coding sequence ATGAAGTTCCAGTACGTTCCCGTGCTGATCGCGTTCGGGATCGGGGGGCTGGTGGTGGCGGTGTTCATCGCCGCCGGCATGTTCCTCGGGCCACGCCGCAGCTCGCCCGTCAAGACCACCGCGTTCGAGTGCGGCAATCCCCCGAGCGGTCCTGCGTGGGGCCGCTTCTCGGTGAAGTTCTACCTCACCGCCATCCTCTTCATCGTGTTCGACGTCGAGGTGGTGTTCATGTACCCGTGGGCGGTCCTCTTCCGTCCGCTCGGCGTCTTCGGCTTCGTCGAGATGAGCGTCTTCATCCTCGTGCTCGCGCTCGGGCTCGTCTACGTGTGGCGCAAGGGCGCGCTCGAGTGGGACTGA
- a CDS encoding NADH-quinone oxidoreductase subunit C: protein MTQADLLDRLPAILPASALQGGELVRGQAIARVDRAVIREALAALRDHPETRFDMLTDLTVVDYLGRAPRFEVVYQLYSLGRNHRLRVKAAVPEEDPLVPSVSSLWKAALWAEREAWDMFGIRFAGHPDLRRILMYPEFEGHPLRKDYPLMRRQPLVPERDPLERPWSPRA, encoded by the coding sequence ATGACCCAAGCGGACCTACTTGATCGGCTGCCCGCGATCCTCCCCGCCAGCGCGCTCCAGGGGGGCGAGCTCGTCCGCGGGCAGGCCATCGCCCGGGTCGACCGCGCCGTGATCCGGGAGGCGCTCGCGGCGCTCCGCGACCATCCCGAGACGCGCTTCGACATGCTCACGGATCTGACCGTCGTCGACTACCTGGGGCGCGCGCCGCGCTTCGAGGTGGTCTACCAGCTCTACTCGCTCGGCCGGAACCACCGCCTCCGCGTGAAGGCGGCGGTCCCGGAAGAGGATCCGCTCGTCCCCTCCGTCTCGTCGCTCTGGAAGGCCGCGCTCTGGGCCGAGCGCGAGGCGTGGGACATGTTCGGCATCCGTTTCGCCGGGCACCCCGACCTGCGGCGCATCCTCATGTACCCGGAGTTCGAGGGCCACCCGCTGCGCAAGGACTACCCCCTCATGCGCCGCCAGCCGCTGGTGCCCGAGCGCGATCCGCTCGAGCGGCCGTGGTCCCCGCGGGCATGA
- a CDS encoding NADH-quinone oxidoreductase subunit D gives MSAARAPGAVTPERVVEADPTSEVMALQMGPSHPASHGTIKFNLRLDGETILDVDVEIGYLHRGFEKMCEQGTWNHVFPYADRLNYASPLLNNVGFALAVEQLAGITAPERCQYIRVITGEMSRVTDHLTCLGMAANEIGAISAGFYMLEAREFLYDLVEAVTGARLTVTYCRLGGVVKDLPADMAERTRFALKQIRRVLADCDRLLSRNRIFVDRMVGVGKLAQADAISWGLTGPLLRATGVPYDVRKAEPYLVYDRMDFEVPTGTSGDNYDRFMVRFAELEQSMRIIEQALARIPPGPILADDPRFVLPPKQEVYTTIEGLMNHFKLVMEGQKVPAGEVYVATEGGNGELGFYLVSDGSGRPYRVRVRPPCFYGMAALGEMLRGHMVADIITTFGQVNMIGGECDR, from the coding sequence ATGAGCGCGGCGCGGGCGCCGGGAGCGGTGACACCGGAGCGCGTTGTCGAGGCCGATCCGACGTCGGAGGTGATGGCGCTCCAGATGGGGCCGTCGCACCCCGCGTCGCATGGCACCATCAAGTTCAACCTCCGGCTCGACGGCGAGACGATCCTCGACGTCGACGTCGAGATCGGCTACCTCCACCGCGGTTTCGAGAAAATGTGCGAGCAGGGGACGTGGAACCACGTCTTCCCCTACGCCGATCGGCTGAACTACGCCTCCCCGCTGCTCAACAACGTGGGCTTCGCGCTCGCGGTCGAGCAGCTCGCCGGCATCACGGCGCCCGAGCGCTGCCAGTACATCCGGGTGATCACCGGCGAGATGTCGCGCGTCACCGACCACCTCACCTGTCTCGGCATGGCGGCCAACGAGATCGGCGCGATCTCGGCCGGCTTCTACATGCTCGAGGCGCGCGAGTTCCTCTACGACCTGGTCGAGGCGGTCACCGGGGCGCGGCTCACCGTGACCTACTGCCGGCTCGGCGGGGTCGTGAAGGACCTGCCCGCCGACATGGCCGAGCGCACGCGCTTCGCGCTCAAGCAGATCCGCCGCGTCCTCGCCGACTGCGACCGGCTCCTGTCCCGCAACCGCATCTTCGTCGATCGCATGGTCGGCGTCGGGAAGCTCGCGCAGGCCGACGCGATCTCGTGGGGCCTCACCGGCCCGCTGCTGCGCGCCACCGGCGTGCCGTACGACGTGCGCAAGGCCGAGCCCTACCTCGTCTACGACCGGATGGACTTCGAGGTGCCGACCGGCACGTCGGGCGACAACTACGATCGCTTCATGGTGCGCTTCGCCGAGCTGGAGCAGAGCATGCGCATCATCGAGCAGGCGCTCGCCCGCATCCCCCCCGGACCGATCCTGGCCGACGACCCGCGCTTCGTGCTGCCGCCGAAGCAGGAGGTCTACACGACCATCGAGGGGCTCATGAACCACTTCAAGCTCGTCATGGAGGGCCAGAAGGTGCCCGCCGGCGAGGTCTACGTGGCCACCGAGGGGGGCAACGGCGAGCTCGGCTTCTACCTGGTGAGCGACGGCAGCGGCCGGCCCTACCGCGTCCGCGTGCGACCTCCCTGCTTCTACGGGATGGCGGCGCTCGGCGAGATGCTGCGCGGGCACATGGTGGCGGACATCATCACCACCTTCGGCCAGGTCAACATGATCGGGGGCGAGTGTGACCGCTGA
- a CDS encoding NAD(P)H-dependent oxidoreductase subunit E, translating to MTAEGPRFSDAVLVEYRAILARYPERRAALLPTLWLAQREFGWLSLPVLEYVAELMELPLAWVTATASFYTMYWKQPPGRWHLQVCRNLPCALRGADDVRAALEQRLGICPGEKTADGRFSLEEVECLASCDTAPVLQVNNSEYHENLTVERTLALIERLAST from the coding sequence GTGACCGCTGAGGGCCCGCGCTTCTCCGACGCCGTCCTCGTCGAGTACCGGGCGATCCTCGCCCGCTACCCCGAGCGCCGCGCGGCCCTGCTGCCGACGCTCTGGCTCGCGCAGCGCGAGTTCGGGTGGCTCTCGCTGCCGGTCCTCGAGTACGTGGCCGAGCTGATGGAGCTGCCGCTCGCGTGGGTGACCGCCACCGCGTCGTTCTACACCATGTACTGGAAGCAGCCCCCGGGCCGCTGGCACCTCCAGGTCTGCCGCAACCTGCCGTGCGCGCTGCGCGGGGCGGACGACGTCCGGGCCGCGCTCGAACAGCGCCTCGGCATCTGTCCCGGCGAGAAGACCGCGGACGGACGGTTCTCGCTCGAGGAGGTCGAGTGCCTCGCGTCCTGCGACACGGCGCCCGTGCTCCAGGTCAACAACTCGGAGTACCACGAGAACCTGACCGTCGAGCGGACGCTCGCCCTGATCGAGCGCCTGGCCAGCACCTAG
- the nuoH gene encoding NADH-quinone oxidoreductase subunit NuoH produces MTPDVAIAAAKVLFALFLALQVMGLGVFFERKVSALIQDRIGANRAAIFGFAGLGLVNTLVADPIKFLLKEDITPAEADRLLHFLAPCASLVPALATFAVVPFGDVLEVGGRVINLQGAELSVGLLFVLAMASLGVYGVVLGGWASNNRWSLLGGIRGSAQMISYEIAMGLALIGVVLTYNTLDLQEIARAQGRLVWGWLPAWGILYQPLAFIIFLVAGVAESKRIPFDLPESESELVSGYFTEYSGAKHLMFMMSDFVEVVLVAALVTTLFFGGWQVPYLGRDGFHFPGGATLGLPSLAVVVLQVTAFALKVIAFTWLQIVIRWTLPRFRYDQLMRLGWQGLLPLSLANVMISALVVLLVERGA; encoded by the coding sequence GTGACGCCCGACGTCGCCATCGCGGCGGCGAAGGTCCTCTTCGCCCTCTTCCTCGCGCTCCAGGTGATGGGCCTGGGGGTGTTCTTCGAGCGCAAGGTGAGCGCGCTGATCCAGGACCGGATCGGCGCCAACCGCGCCGCCATCTTCGGCTTTGCCGGGCTCGGCCTGGTGAACACGCTGGTCGCCGACCCGATCAAGTTCCTCCTGAAGGAGGACATCACGCCGGCCGAGGCCGACCGGCTGCTCCACTTCCTGGCGCCGTGCGCGAGCCTCGTGCCCGCGCTCGCCACCTTCGCCGTGGTGCCGTTCGGCGACGTGCTCGAGGTGGGCGGGCGCGTGATCAACCTGCAGGGGGCGGAGCTGAGCGTCGGCCTCCTCTTCGTGCTCGCGATGGCGTCGCTCGGCGTGTACGGCGTGGTGCTGGGCGGCTGGGCGTCGAACAACCGCTGGTCGCTGCTCGGCGGCATCCGCGGCTCGGCGCAGATGATCTCCTACGAGATCGCCATGGGGCTCGCGCTGATCGGCGTCGTCCTCACCTACAACACGCTCGACCTCCAGGAGATCGCGCGCGCCCAGGGCCGCCTCGTGTGGGGATGGCTGCCCGCCTGGGGCATCCTCTACCAGCCGCTCGCCTTCATCATCTTCCTCGTCGCCGGCGTCGCGGAGAGCAAGCGCATCCCTTTCGACCTCCCGGAGAGCGAGTCCGAGCTGGTGAGCGGGTACTTCACCGAGTACTCCGGCGCCAAGCACCTGATGTTCATGATGAGCGACTTCGTCGAGGTCGTGCTCGTCGCCGCCCTCGTGACGACGCTCTTCTTCGGCGGGTGGCAGGTCCCGTATCTCGGGCGCGACGGCTTCCACTTCCCCGGCGGCGCGACCCTCGGGCTGCCGTCGCTCGCCGTCGTCGTCCTCCAGGTCACGGCCTTCGCGCTGAAGGTGATCGCCTTCACCTGGCTCCAGATCGTCATCCGCTGGACGCTCCCGCGCTTTCGCTACGACCAGCTCATGCGGCTCGGGTGGCAGGGCTTGCTGCCGCTCTCGCTCGCCAACGTGATGATCTCGGCACTGGTCGTGCTGCTCGTGGAGCGGGGCGCGTGA
- a CDS encoding NADH-quinone oxidoreductase subunit J, with product MSALIFLLLAALVLAAALTVVVHPSPVYSACALVVTLFLLSVFFVALDAQLVAVLQVIVYAGAIVVLFLFVIMLLNLTQTEPRPTAGAPLVAVAVGGGVAVVALVATVLRRVAPPGTPVLPAGFGDTAALGRRLFTAYLLPFELTSVLLLVAIVGAVGLAKRRP from the coding sequence GTGAGCGCGCTCATCTTCCTCCTCCTGGCCGCGCTGGTCCTGGCGGCGGCGCTGACGGTCGTGGTGCACCCGAGCCCGGTCTACAGCGCGTGCGCGCTGGTCGTGACGCTCTTCCTCCTCTCGGTCTTCTTCGTCGCCCTCGATGCGCAGCTCGTCGCGGTGCTCCAGGTGATCGTCTACGCCGGGGCGATCGTCGTGCTCTTCCTCTTCGTCATCATGCTGCTCAACCTGACCCAGACGGAGCCGCGCCCGACGGCCGGCGCGCCGCTGGTCGCCGTCGCCGTGGGGGGCGGCGTCGCCGTCGTGGCGCTGGTGGCCACCGTGCTCCGCCGGGTCGCGCCGCCGGGTACGCCGGTGCTGCCCGCAGGCTTCGGCGACACCGCGGCGCTCGGCCGCCGGCTGTTCACGGCCTATCTGCTGCCCTTCGAGCTGACGTCGGTCCTGCTGCTCGTCGCCATCGTCGGGGCGGTGGGGCTGGCCAAGCGGAGGCCGTGA
- the nuoK gene encoding NADH-quinone oxidoreductase subunit NuoK, with protein sequence MPPTAPLTWYLGLSAVLFAIGAIGVLIRRNVIVIFMAIELMLNAVNLTFVALARSLGSMDGQVIVFFVMTVAAAEAAVGLAIIIALFRNGETMNADELVTLRW encoded by the coding sequence GTGCCGCCGACGGCGCCCCTCACCTGGTACCTCGGGCTCAGCGCCGTGCTGTTCGCGATCGGCGCCATCGGCGTGCTCATCCGCCGCAACGTCATCGTCATCTTCATGGCGATCGAGCTCATGCTGAACGCCGTCAACCTGACCTTCGTGGCGCTCGCCCGGAGCCTCGGCTCGATGGACGGGCAGGTGATCGTCTTCTTCGTGATGACCGTCGCCGCCGCCGAGGCGGCCGTCGGCCTCGCGATCATCATCGCGCTCTTCCGCAACGGCGAGACGATGAACGCGGACGAGCTGGTGACGCTGCGGTGGTGA
- the nuoL gene encoding NADH-quinone oxidoreductase subunit L produces MTPTTLLRWIILLPAAGVLFHVFLGRRATAAVKLVGPGLVGAAFAVAVAAALRLRALPEGGLLRDHLYTWIAAGPFRAEAALRFDALSAVMALVVTGVGFLIHVYSVGYMHGDRGFARYFAYLNLFTTAMLILVLADNLPLLFVGWEGVGLCSYLLIGFWYEKTENAAAGKKAFLVNRIGDAGFLLGLFLLAWTLGRHGYWTLDFAAIERHLDVLATATVGGWPVPLVVGLLLFVGATGKSAQIPLYVWLPDAMAGPTPVSALIHAATMVTAGVYMIARLHAVYALAPAALTVVAVVGAATALFAAVIATAQTDIKRVLAYSTVSQLGYMFLGLGVGATGAAIFHLVTHAFFKALLFLGAGSVIHGLGGEQDMRRMGALRTRLPVTFWTMTAAALAIAGVPPLSGFFSKDEILYSAFAGANARPILGVVGLVAAALTAYYTGRLVCLTFLGESRVSPEAAHHLHESPPVMTVPLAVLAVGAVVGGFLPVPALLGHTGEGGPPLALMALATGLAAGGLWLAYQLHVVRPDVPEAIAARLGGFYGLVRDKFRVDELYDALVVRPLFAAADLGARGIDPKLIDGVVNGTGVLVAATSGLWRRVQTGNVQHYALSFLIGALLLLGYYVGR; encoded by the coding sequence GTGACGCCGACGACGCTCCTCCGCTGGATCATCCTCCTGCCGGCCGCGGGCGTGCTCTTCCACGTCTTCCTCGGGCGGCGGGCGACGGCGGCCGTGAAGCTCGTCGGCCCGGGGCTCGTGGGCGCGGCGTTCGCGGTGGCCGTGGCGGCCGCGCTCCGGCTCCGCGCGCTGCCCGAGGGCGGGCTCCTCCGCGACCACCTCTACACCTGGATCGCCGCGGGGCCCTTCCGCGCCGAGGCCGCGCTCCGGTTCGACGCACTCTCGGCGGTCATGGCGCTCGTGGTGACGGGCGTCGGCTTTCTCATCCACGTCTACTCGGTCGGCTACATGCACGGCGATCGGGGCTTCGCGCGCTACTTCGCCTACCTGAACCTGTTCACGACCGCGATGCTCATCCTCGTGCTCGCCGACAACCTGCCGCTCCTCTTCGTCGGCTGGGAGGGCGTGGGGCTCTGCTCCTATCTCCTGATCGGCTTCTGGTACGAGAAGACGGAGAACGCCGCGGCGGGGAAGAAGGCCTTCCTCGTGAACCGCATCGGCGACGCGGGCTTCCTCCTCGGCCTCTTTCTCCTCGCGTGGACGCTCGGCCGCCACGGCTACTGGACCCTCGACTTCGCGGCGATCGAGCGTCACCTGGACGTTCTCGCGACGGCGACCGTCGGCGGCTGGCCGGTGCCGCTCGTGGTCGGCCTCCTCCTCTTCGTCGGTGCGACGGGGAAGTCGGCCCAGATCCCCCTCTACGTCTGGCTGCCCGACGCCATGGCGGGCCCGACGCCCGTCTCCGCGCTCATCCACGCCGCCACCATGGTCACGGCGGGTGTCTACATGATCGCGCGCCTGCACGCCGTCTATGCGCTGGCGCCCGCCGCGCTCACGGTCGTGGCCGTGGTCGGCGCCGCGACCGCGCTCTTCGCCGCGGTCATCGCCACCGCGCAGACCGACATCAAGCGCGTGCTCGCCTACTCGACCGTCAGCCAGCTCGGCTACATGTTCCTCGGCCTCGGCGTCGGCGCGACGGGCGCCGCCATCTTCCACCTGGTGACGCACGCCTTCTTCAAGGCGCTGCTCTTCCTGGGCGCCGGGAGTGTGATCCACGGCCTCGGCGGCGAGCAGGACATGCGCCGCATGGGGGCTCTCCGGACGCGCCTGCCGGTCACGTTCTGGACGATGACCGCGGCCGCGCTGGCCATCGCCGGCGTGCCGCCGCTCTCGGGCTTCTTCAGCAAGGACGAGATCTTATACAGCGCGTTCGCTGGCGCGAACGCGCGGCCCATCCTCGGCGTCGTCGGCCTCGTCGCGGCGGCGCTCACCGCCTACTACACGGGGCGGCTCGTCTGCCTGACCTTCCTCGGGGAATCGCGCGTGTCGCCCGAGGCCGCGCACCACCTCCACGAATCGCCGCCGGTGATGACCGTGCCCCTCGCCGTGCTGGCGGTCGGCGCCGTCGTCGGGGGCTTCCTCCCCGTGCCGGCGCTCCTCGGTCACACGGGCGAAGGAGGACCACCCCTGGCGCTCATGGCGCTCGCCACCGGGCTCGCTGCAGGCGGCCTCTGGCTCGCGTACCAGCTCCACGTCGTCCGCCCAGACGTCCCCGAAGCGATCGCGGCGCGCCTCGGCGGCTTCTATGGGCTCGTGCGCGACAAGTTCCGCGTCGACGAGCTCTACGACGCGCTCGTCGTCCGGCCGCTGTTCGCGGCCGCCGACCTCGGGGCGCGCGGCATCGACCCGAAGCTCATCGACGGCGTCGTGAACGGCACGGGCGTGCTCGTGGCCGCGACGAGCGGGCTCTGGCGCCGGGTCCAGACCGGCAACGTCCAGCACTACGCGCTCTCCTTCCTGATCGGCGCCCTCCTGCTGCTCGGGTACTACGTCGGGCGCTGA
- a CDS encoding NADH-quinone oxidoreductase subunit M: MATVPLLTLLVFAPLVGAVLLALLPREPLAGVRRAALVFSLVPFALSLWMLGRFRPGEAEFQLVERAAWIPAWGIEYRLGVDGVSLFLVLLTAFLTPLVVLASWGDIHRRVKEFFALLLVLETGMLGTFLALDLFLFYVFWEVMLVPMAFLIGVWGGPQRVYAAIKFVLYTMTGSLLMLVGILYLAWQVKVQTGAFAFGYERFLALHLGAREQLYLFAAFALAFAIKVPLFPFHTWLPDAHVEAPTGGSVILAGVLLKMGTYGFLRFAIPLFPAAVATASPAVVALAVAGIVYGALVATVQPDLKKLVAYSSVSHLGFVMLGLFALTPTAVSGGVYQMLNHGLSTGALFLLVGMIYERRHTRMIADFGGLWTAVPVYAACFLVVMLASVGLPGLNGFVGEFLILLGAFGPWPWATAVATSGVVLGALYLLWMYERVIFGPLVRPENAALEDLRGRELAVLVPIIALCFVMGLYPAPFLRRMQPSVDRILARVQSVEAPRLAAGGRR; the protein is encoded by the coding sequence ATGGCGACGGTGCCGCTGCTCACGCTGCTCGTCTTCGCGCCGCTCGTGGGCGCGGTGCTCCTGGCGCTCCTCCCGCGCGAGCCGCTCGCCGGCGTGCGGCGCGCGGCGCTCGTCTTCTCGCTCGTCCCGTTCGCGCTCTCGCTCTGGATGCTCGGCCGCTTCCGCCCCGGCGAGGCGGAGTTCCAGCTGGTCGAGCGCGCGGCGTGGATCCCCGCCTGGGGCATCGAGTACCGCCTCGGGGTGGACGGCGTGAGCCTCTTCCTCGTCCTCCTGACGGCCTTTCTCACGCCGCTCGTCGTGCTCGCCTCGTGGGGCGACATCCACCGCCGCGTGAAGGAGTTCTTCGCGCTGCTCCTCGTGCTCGAGACCGGCATGCTCGGCACCTTCCTCGCCCTCGACCTCTTCCTCTTCTACGTCTTCTGGGAGGTCATGCTCGTCCCGATGGCGTTCCTGATCGGCGTCTGGGGCGGGCCCCAGCGCGTCTACGCGGCGATCAAGTTTGTCCTCTACACGATGACCGGCAGCCTCCTCATGCTGGTCGGCATCCTCTACCTCGCCTGGCAGGTGAAGGTGCAGACGGGCGCCTTCGCCTTCGGCTACGAACGCTTTCTCGCCCTCCACCTGGGCGCGCGCGAGCAGCTCTACCTGTTCGCGGCCTTCGCCCTGGCCTTCGCCATCAAGGTGCCGCTCTTCCCGTTCCACACCTGGCTTCCCGACGCGCACGTCGAGGCGCCGACCGGCGGCTCGGTGATTCTCGCCGGGGTGCTGCTCAAGATGGGCACGTACGGCTTCCTCCGCTTCGCGATCCCGCTCTTCCCGGCGGCGGTCGCGACCGCGTCGCCCGCCGTCGTGGCGCTCGCCGTCGCGGGCATCGTCTACGGCGCGTTGGTGGCGACGGTGCAGCCCGACCTGAAGAAGCTCGTCGCGTACTCCTCGGTGTCGCACTTGGGCTTCGTGATGCTCGGGCTCTTCGCGCTGACGCCGACGGCGGTGTCGGGCGGCGTCTACCAGATGCTGAACCACGGGCTCTCGACCGGCGCGCTCTTCCTGCTGGTCGGCATGATCTACGAGCGCCGGCACACGCGCATGATCGCCGACTTCGGGGGGCTGTGGACCGCGGTGCCGGTCTATGCCGCCTGCTTCCTCGTCGTCATGCTCGCCTCGGTCGGGCTCCCGGGCCTCAACGGCTTCGTCGGCGAGTTCCTGATCCTGCTCGGCGCCTTCGGCCCGTGGCCCTGGGCGACGGCGGTGGCCACCAGCGGCGTCGTGCTGGGGGCGCTCTACCTCCTCTGGATGTACGAGCGCGTCATCTTCGGGCCGCTCGTCCGCCCGGAGAACGCCGCGCTCGAGGACCTCCGCGGACGCGAGCTCGCCGTGCTCGTGCCGATCATCGCCCTCTGCTTCGTGATGGGCCTCTACCCGGCGCCCTTCCTCAGGCGCATGCAGCCGTCGGTCGACCGCATCCTGGCACGCGTCCAGAGCGTGGAGGCGCCACGGCTCGCGGCCGGGGGACGGCGATGA
- a CDS encoding NADH-quinone oxidoreductase subunit N produces the protein MTPIDVGPFAAHWEVALPGLLVAATAMLVMVADLVSTDPDRESLAGVALVGLATAAGAALWLWAGGNGAGGFGETLRADRYALFFALLLIAATALTILLSVDFLRLHALPAGEYYALMLLSTSGMVFMAAANDLIVIFLALEIMSVAVYVLVGMLRREVRSNEASLKYFLLGAFATGFLLYGIAFFYGATGSTRLDVVAQAVARDGLTPFLLLGLALVLVGFGFKVALIPFHVWTPDVYEGAPTAVTAFMAVGVKAAAFAAFARVFAGALVSVAASWTGVLWVLAALTMTVGNVGAVTQRNVKRMLAYSSIAHAGYALVGLVTATKAGEAALLYYLVVYAVMNLGAFGVLIALGRRGEPNEMLQDFAGVGFRQPVLGLTMAVFMLSLAGIPPTAGFAGKFYLFSAAVDAGYVGLAVIGVLNSVISVYYYLGVLVQMYMTEGTRPIDAPATRPYLLATILFAGVATLLLGVFPSGTMELARVSVASLR, from the coding sequence ATGACGCCGATCGACGTCGGCCCCTTCGCCGCCCACTGGGAGGTGGCGCTGCCCGGGCTCCTGGTCGCCGCGACGGCGATGCTGGTCATGGTCGCCGACCTGGTCAGCACCGACCCGGATCGCGAGTCGCTCGCCGGCGTCGCCCTCGTCGGGCTGGCGACGGCGGCGGGGGCGGCGCTCTGGCTGTGGGCGGGCGGGAACGGCGCCGGCGGCTTCGGGGAGACGCTCCGCGCCGACCGCTACGCGCTCTTCTTCGCGCTCCTCCTGATCGCCGCCACGGCCCTCACCATCCTCCTCTCCGTCGACTTCCTCCGCCTGCACGCGCTGCCGGCGGGCGAGTACTACGCGCTCATGCTGCTCTCGACGAGCGGCATGGTGTTCATGGCCGCGGCCAACGACCTGATCGTGATCTTCCTCGCGCTCGAGATCATGTCGGTGGCGGTCTACGTGCTGGTCGGCATGCTCCGGCGCGAGGTCCGCTCGAACGAGGCGTCGCTCAAGTACTTCCTGCTCGGCGCCTTCGCGACCGGGTTCCTGCTCTACGGGATCGCCTTCTTCTACGGCGCCACGGGGAGCACCCGGCTCGACGTCGTGGCGCAGGCGGTCGCACGCGACGGGCTCACGCCCTTCCTGCTCCTCGGTCTCGCCCTCGTTCTGGTCGGCTTCGGGTTCAAGGTGGCGCTCATCCCGTTCCACGTCTGGACGCCCGACGTCTACGAGGGCGCCCCGACGGCGGTGACGGCCTTCATGGCGGTCGGCGTCAAGGCGGCGGCCTTCGCCGCCTTCGCGCGCGTGTTCGCGGGTGCGCTCGTGTCGGTGGCGGCGAGCTGGACGGGCGTCCTCTGGGTGCTCGCGGCGCTCACCATGACGGTCGGCAACGTGGGCGCCGTGACGCAGCGGAACGTCAAGCGGATGCTCGCCTACTCGAGCATCGCGCACGCCGGCTACGCGCTCGTGGGACTCGTGACCGCGACCAAGGCGGGCGAGGCCGCGCTCCTCTACTACCTCGTCGTCTATGCCGTGATGAACCTCGGTGCCTTCGGTGTGCTGATCGCGCTCGGCCGCCGCGGCGAGCCGAACGAGATGCTCCAGGACTTCGCCGGCGTCGGCTTCCGCCAGCCCGTGCTCGGGCTCACGATGGCCGTCTTCATGCTGTCGCTCGCCGGCATCCCGCCCACGGCGGGCTTCGCGGGCAAGTTCTACCTCTTCAGCGCCGCGGTGGACGCCGGCTACGTGGGACTCGCCGTGATCGGCGTGCTGAACAGCGTGATCTCGGTCTACTACTACCTCGGTGTCCTCGTGCAGATGTACATGACCGAGGGCACGCGCCCGATCGACGCCCCGGCGACGCGGCCGTACCTGCTGGCGACGATCCTGTTCGCAGGCGTCGCGACGCTGCTGCTCGGCGTCTTCCCGTCGGGCACCATGGAGCTGGCGCGAGTCTCCGTGGCGTCGCTGCGGTAA
- a CDS encoding 2-dehydropantoate 2-reductase, with the protein MRILVLGAGAVGGYFGARLAKGGHDVTFVARGENLEALRRDGLTVRLAERTLHLAPVHAVGDPAHAPRSDLVLVCVKSYDTAAAAAALRPVVGPETIVLSLQNGIENEEVLARALGLPPLMIAFTRIGVALVAPATIEYSGRGTIVFGEPDGRETSRARRVAEALGAAGVPNQLHSEILVPAWEKLAWNSGFNAVTTLTQSSVADVLADPASGDLVVTAMEEVDAVATALGIPVRRTRTGAVLADSVAGLPDFETSMLQDYRRGRRLEHDALNGAVVRAAARAGVPVPVNRVLLALLACLDPASRV; encoded by the coding sequence ATGCGGATCCTCGTCCTGGGAGCCGGCGCCGTCGGTGGCTATTTCGGCGCGCGCCTCGCCAAGGGCGGCCACGACGTGACCTTCGTGGCGCGCGGCGAGAACCTCGAAGCGCTCCGGCGCGACGGCCTCACCGTGCGGCTCGCCGAGCGCACCCTCCACCTGGCACCCGTGCACGCCGTCGGCGACCCCGCGCACGCCCCGCGGTCCGACCTCGTGCTCGTCTGCGTCAAGTCGTACGACACCGCCGCTGCGGCGGCCGCGCTGCGTCCGGTCGTCGGTCCGGAGACGATCGTCCTCTCGCTCCAGAACGGCATCGAGAACGAGGAGGTCCTCGCCCGCGCGCTCGGCCTCCCGCCTCTCATGATCGCCTTCACTCGCATCGGCGTGGCGCTCGTCGCCCCAGCGACGATCGAGTACAGCGGGCGTGGCACCATCGTCTTCGGCGAGCCCGACGGACGCGAGACGTCGCGCGCACGGCGCGTCGCCGAGGCGCTCGGCGCCGCCGGGGTCCCGAACCAGCTTCACTCCGAGATCCTCGTCCCCGCCTGGGAGAAGCTCGCCTGGAACTCCGGGTTCAACGCCGTCACCACGCTCACCCAGTCGAGCGTGGCCGACGTGCTCGCCGACCCGGCGAGCGGCGACCTCGTCGTCACCGCCATGGAGGAGGTCGACGCGGTGGCGACCGCCCTCGGCATCCCGGTCCGGCGCACCCGCACGGGAGCGGTCCTCGCCGACAGCGTCGCGGGGTTGCCCGACTTCGAGACCTCGATGCTGCAGGACTACCGGCGCGGCCGGCGCCTCGAGCACGATGCCCTCAACGGCGCCGTCGTGCGCGCCGCTGCGCGTGCGGGCGTGCCCGTCCCGGTGAACCGCGTGCTGCTCGCGCTCCTCGCATGCCTCGACCCTGCGTCGCGGGTGTGA